CGGTGAGCTGGGCGGCGCGCGAATTGGTTTCCTCGAGCACGAAGTCGGCCACCGCGCCCTTGGCGTCGTAGACGCAGCGCATCACGAAGAAGGCGTCCAGGCTGGCCTCGGAGGCGGCGGCGTAGGTGGCCTGGGCGTGCCGCTCGCGCCGGCGCGCCTTGGCCAGCTGCCACGACCAGGCGCTGATCATCGCCACCAGCACGACCAGCAGCGCGCTGGCGAGCCAGGCGCCGGCCAGGTAGTTGGTGCGGTGCTGTTCGAACTGGGCCATCTGCTCGCGGTCGGCCAGGCCGATCACGGCCGCCAGCGGGAAGCCGTGCAGGCGGCGCACGCTGGTGTAGCGTTCGACGCCGTCGGCGGCCAGCGCCAGCGGGATCACGGTGTCGGCGCCCAGGCCGTCGAGCGCGATGCGCTGGCCCCAGCTGACCTTGTCGCCCACGCGCAGCGCGCGCGCGACGCCATCCTCGCCGATCAGGCCGAGCAGGCCGAGGTCGCCCTCGCGCGAGCGCTCGTAGGCGCTGGTGAAGTAGGCCGGATCGACTTCGACGATGGCGATGCCGGCGAAGCCGCCGGCCGGATCGTTGATGCGGCGCGTGAAGTGCAGATGCGGATCGGCCTTGAAGTGGTCGCCGATGGTCTGGCTGACGAAGGGCGCGTTGCCGGCGCCGTCGCGCGGCACCGTGAAGAAAGGCTGGTCGGCCACGTTCAGGTGCGGCATCGGCGTGCTGCTGGCGACGATGTCGCCGCCGCGGTCGGCGACGCTGACCACGAACACCAGGCTCGGCGGCAGCAGGCCCTGGCGGCGCAGCGCCGGCAGCGCGCCGCGTGTGCCGTTGGTCTCGACCGCGTACTTGAGCACTTTCAGGGTCTGGTCGATGGCGGTCAGGTTGCGCACCATCTGCGCTTCGTAGGTGTCGACCTGTTCGCGTGCGGCGTCGCGCGCGGCGGCGGTCGCGCTCTTGCGCTCGACGTCGATGAAGTGGAAGGTCGCGATCCAGATCGCCGCCAGCGGCAGCAGGGCGAACAGCGGCAGCGCGACGTGGGTCTCGAGCACGCGAGCGAGCCAGCCCTTGACGCCGCGGGTGAGGCGGGAGCGCCGGCCGCGCGTGCCATTCACGCGCGCGGTCATTGCAGCACCAGTACCGGACGCACGCTGGCGTCGAGTGCGCTGCGGTCGATGTAGCCGATCAGCTCCGGGTCCTCGGCCACGCGGCGGCGCACGGCGGCGCTGTCGGCGACTTCGGCGGGCGGCTGGCCGCGGCCGGTGAACACCATCTTCGACCAATAGGCCTTGAGCAGCGCCGGCGTCTTGCCCGCTACGCGCGCGTAGAAATCGTCGCGCAGCGACGAACCGAGGCGCTGGTCGAGCGGAACCGCCTCGACGCCGTCGGGGAAGCGCGGGCTCTGGCCGAGGAAGATCGCGGCGACCTGGTCGGCGCGCAGGGCGAGGACCGGGCTCCTGGCCGAGACCACCACCACCAGTTCGGAAGCGCGGGCGGCGCCTGCGGTGGCCAGCAGGCCTGCGGCGAACAGCGTTGCGGCCAGGCGGCGCATGAAGGGAAGTGTGCGCATCCTAGTACACGAAATCGAAGGCGAGGCTGACCACATCGGCCGGATGGTCCGAGCGGAAGCCCGGCTGGGTGTTGATCAGCGTGCCGCGCGAGCCGTCATGCGGGGTAACGCGGTCGTACTGCAGCTTGAGCGCGGTGTTGGTGTGCACGTCCCAGCGCAGGCCGGCGCTGGCGCTGGTCTGCTGCGGGATCGTCGCCAGCACGAGGTTCAGGCCGGCGTTGAGCAAGCCGGCCTGGCCGCGGGAAGGCGCCGGCAACGCGTCCAGCGGCAGGCCGGGGTCGTGCGTGGCGTCGGCGGCGCGCACGCGCGACCAGGTCAGGTAGGGCGTGAACGGCCCGATGCGCCAGCCGGCGCTGGCGTACAGGCTGCGCGTCGCACCGAGCAGCGAGTTGGTGTGCGTGCGGCCGGCTTCGGCCATCACGAACCATTGGCCCGGGTCGTAGTTGGCGCCGATGCTGACCACGTCGACGTGCTTGTGGTCGACCGCAAAGCGGCGCGAGATGTCCTGGCCGGCCGGTCCGAAGGCGTCGAAGGCGTTGAACAAGGGCTGCACGAGGTCGAGCGTCAGCTCGGCTTTGACGACGTTGGCGCGCACGCTGAGCGCACCCCAGTCGCTGGTGTTGGAAAAGCCCACCATCCCGCTCGCGCGGCCGTGCACCGTGTCGCCCAGCGGCAGCTTGGCCTGCCCGTAGAAAACCTGCGAGGTGTTGCGCACCGGTCCGGCGTCCCAGCGCCAGGTGGCATCGACGCCGTCGCTGCTGGTGATCGGCACGGTGCCGTAGGTTTCGACCGGCGGGCGCACCCATGGGTAGGCGTAGCCGATCTTGCGGTAGTCGGCGGTCAGGAACATCGGCAGCGCGATGCGGCCGACGCGCAGCGCAAGTTCCGGGGTCGCCTGGTATTTGATGTTGGCCCATTCGACGCGCGGGCGGTAGGTGTCGTACAGGCCCTGCTCGCTGACCACCTGCAGCACCGCCGACCAGCGGTGGTCGAGCTTGAGGTCGAGCTGGGCGCCCAGGCGGCTGTCGACGTCGGCGCTCCAGGCGCGCGTGGCGCCGGCGCCGCTGTACTTCATCACGCTCGAGGTGTAGTCGGCGCGGTGCTCGCTCGAATGCACGAAGCCGAACGTGCCGAAGCCCGATACCGACCAGCTCGGGGTTTCCTGGCCCCAC
This genomic stretch from Massilia sp. 9096 harbors:
- a CDS encoding phosphate ABC transporter substrate-binding protein; this encodes MRTLPFMRRLAATLFAAGLLATAGAARASELVVVVSARSPVLALRADQVAAIFLGQSPRFPDGVEAVPLDQRLGSSLRDDFYARVAGKTPALLKAYWSKMVFTGRGQPPAEVADSAAVRRRVAEDPELIGYIDRSALDASVRPVLVLQ
- a CDS encoding porin: MHHRLPGYTLSLFLLATGLGMGGAAWGQETPSWSVSGFGTFGFVHSSEHRADYTSSVMKYSGAGATRAWSADVDSRLGAQLDLKLDHRWSAVLQVVSEQGLYDTYRPRVEWANIKYQATPELALRVGRIALPMFLTADYRKIGYAYPWVRPPVETYGTVPITSSDGVDATWRWDAGPVRNTSQVFYGQAKLPLGDTVHGRASGMVGFSNTSDWGALSVRANVVKAELTLDLVQPLFNAFDAFGPAGQDISRRFAVDHKHVDVVSIGANYDPGQWFVMAEAGRTHTNSLLGATRSLYASAGWRIGPFTPYLTWSRVRAADATHDPGLPLDALPAPSRGQAGLLNAGLNLVLATIPQQTSASAGLRWDVHTNTALKLQYDRVTPHDGSRGTLINTQPGFRSDHPADVVSLAFDFVY